A region of Aliivibrio fischeri DNA encodes the following proteins:
- a CDS encoding HU family DNA-binding protein: protein MKILKGNTVNKSQLVDQIAESADISKAAAGRALDALVETVTETLKSGDQVTLVGFGSFVVRERAARTGRNPKTGEAIEISAAKVPAFKAGKALKDACN, encoded by the coding sequence ATGAAAATTTTAAAGGGGAATACCGTGAATAAATCTCAATTAGTTGATCAAATTGCTGAAAGTGCAGATATCTCAAAAGCAGCAGCAGGCCGTGCTTTAGATGCACTAGTTGAAACAGTAACAGAGACGCTAAAAAGTGGCGATCAAGTAACTCTTGTTGGTTTTGGGTCATTTGTAGTTCGTGAGCGTGCAGCTCGCACAGGTCGTAACCCAAAAACTGGTGAAGCGATTGAGATTTCAGCTGCAAAAGTTCCTGCTTTTAAAGCGGGTAAAGCATTAAAAGATGCGTGTAACTAA